One region of Salvia miltiorrhiza cultivar Shanhuang (shh) chromosome 3, IMPLAD_Smil_shh, whole genome shotgun sequence genomic DNA includes:
- the LOC131018861 gene encoding uncharacterized protein LOC131018861, producing the protein MAPKANEARHKFYSGDTSGPKDHSSSSSSYKDDTQNLRGADKSDKGSGENGDMSGQSMNMDESREQEGVALIGEGEGDGRGSEHLMNMDESGEQEGDGGGEKVVGVTGLEKKVTGNRKETSWKRRARSFRESAAGRGGRGGRGGKGWNGERGGIAPVGFERGRRKGKASRGNESEQDEGRMSGSKKRMGSYGLEVDSETPPCKIPCQTTDDDLATTVVAQ; encoded by the exons ATGGCACCAAAAGCGAATGAAGCGAGACATAAATTCTATTCAGGAGATACTAGCGGTCCCAAGGATCATTCCAGTTCGAGTTCGAGCTACAAAGATGATACCCAGAACTTGAGAGGGGCAGACAAGAGTGATAAGG GGAGTGGGGAGAATGGAGATATGTCCGGGCAATCAATGAACATGGATGAATCCAGAGAGCAGGAGGGGGTGGCTTTGATTGGGGAGGGAGAGGGGGATGGAAGAGGGTCCGAGCATTTGATGAACATGGATGAATCTGGAGAGCAGGAGGGGGATGGAGGAGGGGAAAAAGTAGTTGGGGTGACGGGACTGGAGAAGAAAGTAACGGGGAATAGGAAGGAGACGTCTTGGAAGCGACGAGCCAGGAGTTTTCGGGAGAGTGCTGCTGGAAGAGGCGGTAGAGGTGGTAGGGGAGGAAAAGGGTGGAACGGGGAGCGAGGGGGCATTGCTCCAGTTGGGTTTGAAAGGGGAAGGAGAAAGGGTAAGGCGAGCCGTGGAAATGAGAGTGAGCAGGATGAGGGCAGAATGAGTGGCTCGAAAAAACGAATGGGGAGTTACGGGCTTGAGGTGGACTCAGAAACTCCCCCATGCAAGATTCCATGTCAAACCACAGATGATGACTTGGCAACAACGGTGGTGGCCCAATGA
- the LOC131015983 gene encoding ent-kaurene oxidase isoform X2 has translation MDTLLSLQAVPAAAAIGGPVVAIGGITLFFIREYVKDQRKKSSSFPPPPKVPGLPVIGNLLQLKEKKPHKTFTKWSEKYGPIYSIRTGANTMIVLNTNDVAKEAIGEDVESIYVEDLDTTLSRQEMFKILVVDPMEGAIDVDWRDFFPYLKWIPNQHFENKIQQMHFHREAVMKALIEQQKKRIASGKAINCYLDHLLSEAADTLSEQQILMLLWEAIIEASDTTLVTTEWAMYELSKDPKRQNYLLSEIQNACGFDQLNEEKLCQLPYLAAIFQETLRKHSPVPVVPLRYVHEETQLGGYTIPEGSEIAINIYGCNMDKNVWDSPEEWRPERFVFGKDDTTELHKTMAFGGGKRVCAGALQAMTISCIAIGRLVQELEWRLGDGEEANVDTLGLTTHKLHPLQTIIKPRLRDRVCVS, from the exons ATGGATACACTGCTGAGTCTTCAAGCTGTGCCGGCAGCCGCCGCTATCGGCGGACCTGTGGTGGCTATAGGTGGAATCACTTTGTTTTTCATCAGAGAATATGTCAAGGATCAAAGGAAAAAATCTTCCAGCTTCCCTCCACCGCCTa AGGTACCAGGCTTACCAGTAATTGGAAATTTGTTGCAATTAAAAGAGAAGAAGCCCCACAAGACTTTCACCAAATGGTCTGAGAAATATGGTCCAATATATTCTATAAGGACAGGCGCCAACACCATGATTGTGCTCAACACTAATGATGTTGCCAAAGAG GCTATTGGGGAAGACGTTGAATCCATTTATGTGGAGGACCTAGACACCACCTTGTCAAGACAAGAGATGTTCAAGATACTAGTTGTTGACCCTATGGAAGGTGCTATTGATGTGGACTGGAGAGATTTCTTCCCCTATCTCAAGTGGATTCCTAACCAACACTTCGAAAACAAGATTCAGCAGATGCATTTCCACAGGGAGGCAGTCATGAAGGCCCTCATCGAGCAGCAGAAAAAACGTATTGCTTCTGGCAAG GCAATCAACTGTTATCTAGATCATCTGTTATCCGAAGCTGCAGACACATTATCGGAGCAGCAAATACTGATGCTTCTATGGGAAGCCATCATCGAAGCATCGGACACGACGTTAGTGACCACAGAATGGGCCATGTATGAACTTTCTAAAGATCCAAAAAGACAG AACTATCTGTTGTCGGAAATCCAAAATGCATGTGGATTCGACCAACTCAACGAGGAAAAGCTATGCCAGCTACCATACTTGGCCGCAATTTTCCAAGAAACACTGCGAAAGCACAGCCCCGTCCCGGTAGTCCCGCTGCGGTACGTGCACGAAGAAACGCAGTTAGGAGGGTATACCATTCCCGAAGGCAGCGAG ATTGCTATAAACATATATGGATGTAACATGGACAAGAATGTGTGGGATAGCCCTGAAGAGTGGAGGCCGGAAAGGTTTGTCTTCGGTAAGGATGATACGACGGAGTTGCACAAGACGATGGCATTCGGCGGGGGGAAGAGAGTATGTGCTGGAGCTCTTCAAGCCATGACAATCTCTTGTATAGCAATTGGTAGATTGGTGCAAGAGTTGGAGTGGCGACTCGGTGATGGAGAAGAAGCAAATGTAGACACTTTGGGGCTAACTACTCATAAGCTTCATCCTTTGCAAACAATCATAAAGCCACGACTAAGGGATCGTGTGTGTGTCTCATAG
- the LOC131016010 gene encoding NAC domain-containing protein 83-like — translation MERARSEGENGGVKLPIGFRFHPTDEELLLHYLKRKVLCLPLPATVIPELEAFHFNPWDLPGELKEKRYFFCKRKRNLMNKCSTDCGYWKSSGKGKQIVGAETNNVIGMKKSFVFYQDRKSKTQWIMQEFSLVGFLKTPLLNQRVAMQVGDWVVCRLFQRKRRPRNHSNNSKNELGVSIAQTTSCSSGITHISCSDLDQEASSRSATFL, via the exons ATGGAGAGGGCAAGAAGTGAGGGCGAAAATGGAGGTGTGAAACTTCCAATTGGGTTCAGATTTCACCCCACCGATGAAGAGCTATTGCTTCACTACTTAAAGAGGAAGGTTTTGTGTTTGCCATTGCCCGCCACTGTCATTCCTGAATTGGAAGCTTTCCACTTCAATCCATGGGATTTGCCTG GTGAGTTGAAGGAGAAGAGGTATTTCTTCTGCAAGAGAAAGAGGAATTTGATGAATAAATGCAGCACTGATTGTGGGTACTGGAAATCAAGTGGCAAAGGCAAGCAAATTGTGGGTGCAGAGACCAATAATGTGATTGGGATGAAGAAATCATTTGTTTTCTATCAGGATAGAAAGTCAAAAACTCAATGGATTATGCAAGAATTCTCCCTTGTGGGCTTTCTCAAAACACCACTCTTGAATCAG AGAGTGGCGATGCAAGTGGGAGATTGGGTTGTTTGCCGTTTGTTCCAAAGGAAGAGGAGACCAAGAAATCATTCTAACAATAGCAAGAATGAGTTGGGAGTCTCCATTGCTCAAACGACGTCGTGTTCCAGTGGGATCACTCACATCTCTTGTAGTGATTTAGATCAGGAAGCAAGTAGTCGTAGTGCTACTTTTTTGTGA
- the LOC131015983 gene encoding ent-kaurene oxidase isoform X1: MDTLLSLQAVPAAAAIGGPVVAIGGITLFFIREYVKDQRKKSSSFPPPPKVPGLPVIGNLLQLKEKKPHKTFTKWSEKYGPIYSIRTGANTMIVLNTNDVAKEAMVTKYSSISTRKLSKALTILTSDKSIVAMSDYNEFYKAAKRHLLTSTLGPTAQKRHRVHRNLMINNICDQFLAHAKMYPSEAVNFRKIFQSELFGLSMKQAIGEDVESIYVEDLDTTLSRQEMFKILVVDPMEGAIDVDWRDFFPYLKWIPNQHFENKIQQMHFHREAVMKALIEQQKKRIASGKAINCYLDHLLSEAADTLSEQQILMLLWEAIIEASDTTLVTTEWAMYELSKDPKRQNYLLSEIQNACGFDQLNEEKLCQLPYLAAIFQETLRKHSPVPVVPLRYVHEETQLGGYTIPEGSEIAINIYGCNMDKNVWDSPEEWRPERFVFGKDDTTELHKTMAFGGGKRVCAGALQAMTISCIAIGRLVQELEWRLGDGEEANVDTLGLTTHKLHPLQTIIKPRLRDRVCVS; the protein is encoded by the exons ATGGATACACTGCTGAGTCTTCAAGCTGTGCCGGCAGCCGCCGCTATCGGCGGACCTGTGGTGGCTATAGGTGGAATCACTTTGTTTTTCATCAGAGAATATGTCAAGGATCAAAGGAAAAAATCTTCCAGCTTCCCTCCACCGCCTa AGGTACCAGGCTTACCAGTAATTGGAAATTTGTTGCAATTAAAAGAGAAGAAGCCCCACAAGACTTTCACCAAATGGTCTGAGAAATATGGTCCAATATATTCTATAAGGACAGGCGCCAACACCATGATTGTGCTCAACACTAATGATGTTGCCAAAGAG GCTATGGTCACGAAATACTCATCTATCTCAACTAGAAAACTCTCGAAAGCTTTGACAATCCTCACTTCTGATAAAAGTATTGTTGCTATGAGTGATTACAATGAATTTTACAAGGCAGCCAAACGCCATTTGCTTACAAGTACTCTTGGACCTACTGCTCAG AAACGCCACCGTGTCCACAGGAATTTAATGATAAATAACATATGTGATCAGTTTCTTGCTCATGCCAAAATGTATCCTTCCGAAGCAGTAAACTTCAGGAAAATATTTCAGTCTGAGCTCTTCGGATTATCAATGAAACAA GCTATTGGGGAAGACGTTGAATCCATTTATGTGGAGGACCTAGACACCACCTTGTCAAGACAAGAGATGTTCAAGATACTAGTTGTTGACCCTATGGAAGGTGCTATTGATGTGGACTGGAGAGATTTCTTCCCCTATCTCAAGTGGATTCCTAACCAACACTTCGAAAACAAGATTCAGCAGATGCATTTCCACAGGGAGGCAGTCATGAAGGCCCTCATCGAGCAGCAGAAAAAACGTATTGCTTCTGGCAAG GCAATCAACTGTTATCTAGATCATCTGTTATCCGAAGCTGCAGACACATTATCGGAGCAGCAAATACTGATGCTTCTATGGGAAGCCATCATCGAAGCATCGGACACGACGTTAGTGACCACAGAATGGGCCATGTATGAACTTTCTAAAGATCCAAAAAGACAG AACTATCTGTTGTCGGAAATCCAAAATGCATGTGGATTCGACCAACTCAACGAGGAAAAGCTATGCCAGCTACCATACTTGGCCGCAATTTTCCAAGAAACACTGCGAAAGCACAGCCCCGTCCCGGTAGTCCCGCTGCGGTACGTGCACGAAGAAACGCAGTTAGGAGGGTATACCATTCCCGAAGGCAGCGAG ATTGCTATAAACATATATGGATGTAACATGGACAAGAATGTGTGGGATAGCCCTGAAGAGTGGAGGCCGGAAAGGTTTGTCTTCGGTAAGGATGATACGACGGAGTTGCACAAGACGATGGCATTCGGCGGGGGGAAGAGAGTATGTGCTGGAGCTCTTCAAGCCATGACAATCTCTTGTATAGCAATTGGTAGATTGGTGCAAGAGTTGGAGTGGCGACTCGGTGATGGAGAAGAAGCAAATGTAGACACTTTGGGGCTAACTACTCATAAGCTTCATCCTTTGCAAACAATCATAAAGCCACGACTAAGGGATCGTGTGTGTGTCTCATAG